The following proteins are encoded in a genomic region of Lachnospiraceae bacterium KM106-2:
- a CDS encoding alpha/beta hydrolase translates to MRKEKLYIQNIPAIVWGEKSDKVFLAVHGNMSHKEDAVIQLLAEEAEFEGYQVLSFDLPEHGERAGTDTLCKVDICVSELKVMMSFAKEHWKKISLFSCSMGAYFSILAYSKEELQLALFLSPVVDMERVIHNMMSAFGVTIEQLEQEETINTPIGQKLYWDYFCYVKEHPIKKWNTKTSILYGKKDELSEWDRVKSFSERYQCKLRTLENGEHYFHTEEQLTVFKEWLKENIK, encoded by the coding sequence ATGAGAAAAGAAAAGTTGTATATTCAGAACATACCAGCAATTGTCTGGGGTGAGAAAAGCGATAAAGTATTTCTTGCTGTGCATGGAAATATGTCGCATAAGGAAGATGCTGTGATTCAGCTTTTAGCAGAGGAAGCAGAGTTTGAGGGGTATCAGGTCCTCAGCTTCGATTTACCGGAGCATGGAGAAAGAGCAGGAACAGATACATTATGTAAAGTTGATATTTGCGTTAGTGAGCTAAAGGTAATGATGTCATTTGCAAAGGAACACTGGAAGAAAATTTCTCTTTTTAGTTGTAGTATGGGAGCGTATTTTAGTATACTCGCTTATTCAAAGGAGGAATTGCAGCTGGCATTATTCTTATCACCGGTTGTAGATATGGAGCGGGTTATACATAATATGATGAGTGCTTTTGGAGTAACCATAGAGCAGTTGGAGCAAGAAGAAACGATCAATACACCAATTGGGCAGAAACTTTACTGGGACTATTTTTGCTATGTAAAAGAGCATCCGATCAAAAAGTGGAATACGAAAACAAGTATTCTATATGGTAAGAAGGATGAGCTAAGTGAATGGGATCGAGTTAAAAGTTTCTCAGAGAGATATCAGTGTAAGCTTAGAACACTTGAGAATGGAGAACATTATTTTCATACAGAAGAACAGTTAACTGTATTCAAAGAATGGTTAAAAGAGAATATAAAATGA
- a CDS encoding transcription termination factor Rho yields MNNQYESMSLASLKELAKERGMKSVSTLRKHELIEALMKYDEGHSKKEEQPKKEYINKENNHNNQNRENNQNHMRENNETAHNNDRVKDETKLKKQAEFEQLDSGVVKRGILEVLPDGYGFIRCDNYLPGENDVYVSPAQIRRFNLKTGDIVEGNIRVKSQNEKFCALLYVKSVNSLPPIEACRRKKFEDLTPIFPNHKIRLECGAQPIAMRMMDLIAPIGKGQRGMIVSQPKTGKTTLLKQVAKSITQNHPEMYLIILLIDERPEEVTDIKESIEGNHVEVIYSTFDELPENHKRVSEMVLERAKRLVEHKKDVIILLDSITRLARAYNLTVQASGRTLSGGLDPAALHMPKKFFGAARNMREGGSLTILATALVDTGSRMDDVVFEEFKGTGNMELVLDRSLSEKRIFPAIDLPKSSTRRDDLLLSKTESEASYIMRKALNGVKSDEALERIIDLFMKTKNNNEFAEIVKKTRLTN; encoded by the coding sequence ATGAATAATCAGTATGAGTCTATGTCATTGGCTAGTTTGAAAGAACTTGCGAAAGAGCGAGGTATGAAGAGTGTCTCCACGTTGAGGAAACATGAATTAATTGAAGCTCTTATGAAATATGATGAAGGACATAGCAAAAAAGAAGAACAACCTAAAAAAGAATATATTAATAAGGAAAATAATCATAATAATCAAAATAGAGAGAATAATCAAAATCATATGAGGGAAAACAACGAAACTGCGCATAATAATGATAGAGTAAAAGATGAGACTAAGTTAAAAAAGCAGGCTGAATTTGAACAGTTAGACAGTGGCGTCGTTAAGCGAGGAATTCTTGAGGTATTACCGGATGGATATGGTTTTATTCGATGTGACAATTATCTTCCTGGCGAGAATGATGTTTATGTATCACCGGCACAAATTCGTAGATTTAATTTAAAGACTGGTGATATCGTAGAAGGAAATATTCGTGTTAAAAGTCAGAATGAGAAATTCTGTGCATTACTATATGTAAAATCAGTAAATAGTCTGCCTCCAATTGAAGCATGCAGACGTAAGAAGTTTGAAGATTTGACACCAATATTCCCGAACCATAAGATCCGTCTGGAGTGTGGAGCACAGCCGATCGCAATGAGAATGATGGATTTAATTGCACCGATCGGAAAGGGACAAAGAGGTATGATCGTATCTCAGCCTAAGACCGGTAAAACTACCTTATTAAAACAGGTAGCAAAATCAATTACACAGAATCATCCGGAGATGTATCTGATCATTTTATTAATTGATGAACGTCCAGAAGAAGTTACGGATATTAAGGAGTCAATTGAAGGCAATCATGTAGAAGTAATCTACTCTACATTTGATGAACTTCCAGAAAATCATAAACGTGTTTCTGAGATGGTACTTGAAAGAGCAAAACGTCTTGTAGAGCACAAGAAAGATGTTATTATTCTCCTAGATAGTATTACGAGACTTGCAAGAGCGTATAATCTTACGGTTCAAGCAAGTGGACGTACGTTATCAGGTGGTCTTGATCCAGCAGCATTACACATGCCGAAGAAATTCTTTGGTGCAGCAAGAAATATGAGAGAAGGCGGAAGTCTTACGATTCTTGCAACTGCGTTAGTTGATACTGGCAGCAGAATGGATGATGTTGTATTTGAAGAATTTAAGGGTACTGGTAACATGGAATTAGTATTGGATCGAAGCTTATCAGAAAAGAGAATTTTCCCAGCTATTGATTTACCGAAATCAAGTACAAGAAGAGATGATCTGTTGTTATCAAAAACAGAGTCGGAAGCAAGTTATATTATGCGTAAAGCTCTCAATGGAGTGAAGTCTGATGAGGCATTAGAGCGTATTATCGATCTGTTCATGAAGACAAAAAATAACAATGAATTTGCTGAAATTGTGAAAAAAACTCGATTGACGAATTAA
- a CDS encoding peptide chain release factor 1: MFDKLEDIVMRYQDVINELNEPSVVNDQVKFRQLMKEQTDLTPLVEAYTEYKDTKQGIEDSLAMIEEETDEEMRELAKEELNDCKQRVEELEQKMKVLLIPKDPNDDKNVVVEIRAGAGGDEAALFASQLYRMYSRYAERNRWKVDMMSVNENGIGGFKEVVFMINGTGAYSKLKYESGVHRVQRIPVTESGGRIHTSTATVAIMPEAEEVDVEIDMNDCKFDVFRASGNGGQCVNTTDSAVRLTHIPTGIVISCQDEKSQLKNKDKALKVLRTRLYDLELEKAKSAEAEARRSQVGTGDRSEKIRTYNFPQGRVTDHRIKLTLHRLDAIMDGDIEEVVDSLIAADQAAKLANMNEEA, encoded by the coding sequence ATGTTTGATAAGTTAGAAGATATCGTAATGAGATATCAAGATGTTATTAATGAATTAAATGAACCAAGTGTTGTAAATGATCAGGTAAAATTTCGTCAATTAATGAAAGAACAGACAGATTTAACACCACTTGTTGAAGCATATACAGAATACAAAGATACAAAGCAAGGAATCGAAGATAGTCTTGCAATGATCGAAGAAGAAACAGATGAAGAAATGCGTGAACTTGCAAAAGAAGAGTTAAACGATTGTAAGCAACGTGTAGAAGAATTAGAACAAAAAATGAAAGTTCTTTTAATTCCAAAGGACCCTAATGATGATAAAAACGTAGTTGTCGAAATCCGTGCAGGTGCTGGTGGTGATGAAGCCGCTTTATTCGCTTCTCAATTATATCGTATGTATAGTAGATATGCAGAACGTAATCGTTGGAAAGTAGATATGATGAGTGTTAACGAAAATGGTATCGGTGGATTCAAGGAAGTTGTATTCATGATCAATGGTACTGGTGCTTACTCTAAATTAAAATATGAGAGTGGTGTTCACCGTGTTCAACGTATCCCAGTAACTGAATCTGGCGGACGTATCCATACTTCTACTGCAACAGTAGCAATTATGCCAGAAGCAGAAGAAGTTGATGTTGAGATCGATATGAACGACTGTAAGTTTGATGTATTCCGTGCATCAGGTAATGGTGGTCAGTGTGTAAATACAACCGATTCCGCAGTTCGTTTAACACATATTCCAACAGGTATCGTTATCTCTTGTCAGGATGAAAAATCTCAGCTTAAGAATAAGGACAAAGCATTAAAAGTACTTAGAACAAGACTTTATGATTTGGAATTAGAAAAAGCTAAGAGTGCAGAAGCAGAAGCAAGAAGAAGCCAGGTTGGTACTGGTGACCGTTCTGAGAAGATCCGTACTTACAACTTCCCACAAGGTCGTGTAACGGATCATAGAATTAAATTAACATTACACCGTCTTGATGCAATCATGGATGGTGATATTGAAGAAGTTGTAGATAGCTTAATCGCAGCGGATCAAGCTGCAAAATTAGCTAATATGAACGAAGAAGCATAA
- a CDS encoding NAD-dependent malic enzyme has product MTNAEKALELHKKWNGKLETSPKCKVASREDLAIAYTPGVAEPCKAIAADQEAVYQYTIKSNTVAVVSDGSAVLGLGNIGPHAAMPVMEGKAVLFKEFGGVNAFPICLDTQDTEEIIKTVVNIAPAFGGINLEDISAPRCFEIEERLKQLLDIPVFHDDQHGTAIVVLAGIINALKVVGKTKEQCHVVVNGAGSAGVAITRLLLSYGFPDIIMCDKSGILSKDSKDLNWMQQEMMNVTNLSNKKGSLADAFVGADIFVGVSAPNIVTKEMVASMNQDSILFAMANPVPEIMPDVAKAAGAKIVGTGRSDFPNQVNNVVAFPGIFKGALEGRATQITEEMKLAAAIAIAGLVDEKDLTADNIMPQPFDPRVADIVANEVKSHIRK; this is encoded by the coding sequence ATGACGAATGCAGAAAAAGCACTTGAACTTCATAAAAAATGGAACGGTAAACTTGAAACCTCTCCAAAATGTAAAGTAGCTTCCCGAGAAGATCTCGCGATTGCATACACACCTGGTGTTGCAGAACCTTGCAAAGCAATTGCAGCTGATCAAGAAGCTGTCTATCAATATACCATTAAGTCCAATACAGTTGCTGTTGTTTCGGATGGTAGTGCCGTTCTCGGATTAGGTAACATCGGTCCACATGCAGCTATGCCTGTAATGGAAGGAAAAGCTGTCTTATTCAAAGAGTTTGGTGGCGTAAATGCCTTTCCTATCTGTCTAGATACACAAGATACGGAAGAGATTATTAAAACAGTAGTAAATATTGCTCCCGCATTTGGCGGAATTAATCTCGAAGATATTAGTGCACCACGTTGTTTCGAAATCGAAGAACGTTTAAAACAATTGTTAGATATTCCTGTCTTTCATGATGATCAACATGGAACTGCTATCGTAGTTCTGGCAGGTATCATTAATGCTTTAAAAGTCGTTGGTAAAACAAAAGAACAATGTCATGTAGTCGTAAATGGCGCTGGTTCTGCCGGAGTTGCTATTACCAGACTATTACTAAGCTATGGTTTTCCAGATATCATTATGTGCGATAAATCAGGTATTTTATCCAAAGATAGTAAAGATCTTAACTGGATGCAACAAGAAATGATGAATGTAACAAACCTATCTAACAAGAAAGGTAGTTTAGCTGATGCTTTTGTCGGTGCGGATATATTTGTCGGCGTAAGCGCTCCAAACATTGTTACAAAAGAGATGGTCGCTTCCATGAATCAGGATTCCATTCTTTTTGCTATGGCTAATCCTGTGCCTGAAATTATGCCTGATGTTGCAAAAGCCGCTGGCGCTAAAATCGTGGGTACCGGTCGCTCTGATTTCCCAAATCAAGTAAACAATGTAGTTGCTTTTCCTGGTATCTTTAAAGGTGCTTTAGAGGGACGAGCTACTCAGATCACAGAGGAAATGAAGTTAGCTGCTGCCATTGCTATTGCTGGACTTGTAGACGAAAAGGACTTAACAGCAGACAATATCATGCCACAGCCTTTTGATCCACGAGTAGCAGATATCGTTGCCAATGAAGTCAAATCTCATATCAGAAAGTAA
- a CDS encoding LSU ribosomal protein L31p, producing the protein MREGIHPNYYQAKVTCNCGNEFVTGSTKEEIHVEICSKCHSFYTGQQKAAAARGAIDKFNRKYGIKQD; encoded by the coding sequence ATGAGAGAAGGTATCCATCCTAATTATTATCAAGCTAAGGTAACTTGCAACTGTGGTAATGAATTTGTAACTGGATCAACTAAGGAAGAAATACACGTAGAAATTTGTTCTAAATGTCATTCATTCTATACTGGTCAACAAAAAGCTGCAGCAGCTCGCGGTGCTATTGATAAGTTCAACCGTAAGTACGGTATTAAACAAGATTAA
- a CDS encoding methyl-accepting chemotaxis protein, giving the protein MKRLSGKIISIILVLACVTMTSVIITYGNINTIKKDTNVLVDKQVVLLNDVSNLIGDFNELKYNVAKYFLSDTDLSLAKLEESIEGNKENILATIAHYKKNMDQSDKTQKTGITNIETRMTQYLADCDQALEYCKNDNKKAGESLFWNDIYQRGTTLDKLIVQVQKTNDAVITKYKASLYDAINRSSYINAICIVLVLVIILFAYIFINLTIIKPARSAKQQLDRIIRGIDEKQGDLTARVKIKSKDEIGQLVNGINLFMETLQGVIGQMIQNSEKLAESVGNVNVQVKNANDSTYGISSTMEQLSASMEEVNAEVTQVTDQVGTINEEVVNIKDYSKNTLDYVASMHERANKLQKSGIESKEKTNQMVGQIGNTLEVSIEKSRQVEKINELTEQILEISSQTNLLALNASIEAARAGEAGKGFAVVAEEIRQLADSSRMTANNIQDISGSVNEAVAELIQSAQKILHYIYDVVLTDYDTLVDTGRHYNEDAEYIDVKIQNLADHASHLDDMMNTMVSCFQEISMAVQESASGISNVASNTTDLATGFDSVQDSMDQASRIVNGMKHQADSFIS; this is encoded by the coding sequence ATGAAAAGATTAAGTGGAAAAATAATTTCAATTATTTTAGTCTTGGCATGTGTAACAATGACAAGCGTTATTATCACATATGGAAATATTAATACTATTAAAAAAGATACAAATGTATTGGTTGATAAGCAAGTTGTGCTTTTAAATGATGTATCGAACTTGATAGGGGATTTTAATGAGCTAAAATATAATGTTGCAAAGTATTTTCTGTCAGATACCGATTTATCCCTAGCTAAACTAGAAGAAAGCATTGAAGGTAATAAGGAAAATATATTAGCAACAATTGCACACTATAAGAAAAATATGGATCAATCAGATAAGACACAAAAGACCGGTATTACAAATATTGAGACGAGAATGACTCAGTATCTTGCTGATTGTGATCAAGCATTGGAGTATTGTAAGAACGATAATAAAAAAGCTGGGGAAAGCCTCTTCTGGAATGATATTTACCAGAGGGGGACAACCCTTGATAAATTGATCGTCCAAGTGCAAAAGACAAATGATGCGGTCATTACAAAATATAAAGCTTCCCTTTATGATGCAATTAACAGAAGTAGTTATATAAATGCGATATGTATTGTCTTAGTCCTTGTTATTATTTTGTTTGCATATATATTTATCAATCTTACTATTATTAAACCAGCAAGAAGTGCAAAGCAGCAATTGGATCGAATCATTCGTGGAATTGACGAAAAACAGGGGGATCTGACAGCTAGAGTAAAGATTAAGTCAAAGGATGAGATTGGACAACTAGTAAACGGAATTAATCTATTTATGGAAACTCTTCAGGGAGTGATCGGACAAATGATTCAAAACTCTGAGAAGTTAGCGGAGTCGGTTGGAAATGTAAACGTACAAGTTAAGAATGCCAATGATAGTACATATGGTATTTCTTCTACCATGGAGCAATTATCCGCATCAATGGAAGAGGTAAATGCAGAGGTGACTCAAGTTACCGATCAAGTAGGAACCATTAATGAAGAAGTGGTCAATATTAAAGATTATTCCAAGAATACATTAGATTATGTAGCCTCAATGCATGAACGTGCTAATAAGCTACAGAAATCAGGTATTGAAAGTAAAGAGAAGACAAATCAGATGGTAGGTCAGATCGGTAATACCTTGGAAGTGTCTATCGAAAAAAGTAGACAGGTAGAAAAGATCAATGAGTTAACAGAACAGATTTTAGAAATCTCAAGTCAGACTAATCTATTAGCATTAAATGCATCCATTGAGGCAGCAAGGGCAGGAGAAGCTGGAAAAGGTTTTGCTGTAGTCGCTGAAGAGATAAGACAACTTGCGGATAGCAGCAGAATGACAGCTAATAATATTCAAGATATCAGTGGCAGTGTTAATGAAGCTGTTGCTGAACTAATTCAAAGTGCACAGAAGATCTTGCACTATATTTATGATGTTGTCTTAACGGATTATGATACCTTAGTAGATACAGGACGTCATTATAACGAAGATGCAGAATATATCGATGTGAAGATACAGAATCTAGCAGATCATGCATCCCATCTAGATGATATGATGAATACTATGGTAAGCTGTTTCCAAGAGATATCAATGGCTGTTCAAGAAAGTGCTTCTGGTATTAGTAATGTCGCGTCAAATACGACAGATCTAGCAACAGGTTTTGATTCTGTTCAAGATAGTATGGATCAAGCAAGCAGAATTGTAAATGGTATGAAACATCAAGCAGATAGTTTTATTAGTTAA
- a CDS encoding protein-N(5)-glutamine methyltransferase PrmC, methylates polypeptide chain release factors RF1 and RF2, whose protein sequence is MKTLETIYAFGRQELRAAKIEEADLDAWYLLEHVTGVTRASYYVNPGRELTEDEVQNYQAGIQKRAARIPLQHIIGKTEFMGLDFFVNENVLVPRQDTEVLVEHVMSRADGKDILDLCTGSGCIIISLAKLCHIKSATAVDISEKALEVAKRNVANQEVNVTLIQSDLFEKVEGKFDVIVSNPPYIPTKDIEELMPEVKDHEPMLALDGMEDGLYFYRKIVDQAEQYLKPCGEIFMEIGYDQGEDLIQLLEQKKFTNVKVFKDLAGLDRVVYGKLQA, encoded by the coding sequence ATGAAAACCTTAGAAACAATATATGCATTTGGCAGACAAGAGTTAAGAGCTGCTAAGATCGAGGAAGCTGACTTGGATGCATGGTATCTTCTTGAGCATGTAACAGGAGTTACAAGAGCATCCTATTATGTGAATCCTGGCAGAGAGCTTACTGAGGATGAAGTGCAGAATTATCAGGCAGGAATTCAAAAGCGTGCTGCTAGAATTCCGCTACAGCATATTATAGGAAAAACAGAGTTTATGGGACTTGATTTTTTCGTTAATGAAAATGTGCTTGTACCGAGGCAGGATACGGAAGTCTTAGTGGAGCATGTCATGTCAAGAGCAGATGGTAAGGACATATTAGATCTATGTACTGGATCTGGTTGCATTATTATAAGTCTTGCTAAGTTATGCCACATAAAGAGTGCAACTGCTGTTGATATTTCAGAGAAAGCACTGGAAGTAGCAAAACGCAATGTAGCGAATCAAGAGGTAAATGTTACCCTCATTCAGAGTGACTTATTTGAAAAGGTTGAAGGTAAATTTGATGTGATCGTATCGAATCCTCCTTATATTCCAACGAAAGATATAGAGGAACTTATGCCGGAAGTGAAGGATCATGAGCCGATGCTAGCTTTAGATGGAATGGAAGATGGACTTTATTTCTACAGAAAGATTGTGGATCAGGCAGAGCAATATTTAAAGCCTTGTGGTGAAATCTTTATGGAGATAGGGTATGATCAAGGAGAAGATTTGATTCAACTATTGGAACAAAAGAAATTTACGAATGTGAAAGTTTTTAAGGATCTGGCTGGCCTAGACCGAGTGGTCTATGGAAAGCTTCAGGCGTAA
- a CDS encoding predicted Fe-S oxidoreductase has product MNQKVMWDDKPYYSLNSYLKEEYGQKLYKLSLDGGMTCPNRDGKIGHGGCIFCSSGGSGDFAASRTLSITDQIEQAKDKVKHKVKSGTQYIAYFQAFTNTYAPVEYLEKIFLEAIMHPDVAILSIATRPDCLGNDILALLERLNKIKPVWVELGLQTIHEQSASFIRRGYPLSVFKEAVSALNKCQIDIIVHLIVGLPFESEEDLLESVRYVCNLPIQGIKLQLLHILKNTDLSKYIDKFHILEMDEYIDWIIDCVEHIPKHIVIHRITGDGPKNLLIAPTWSSNKKLVLNTMHKTMKERNTWQGKLVKEV; this is encoded by the coding sequence TTGAATCAGAAAGTTATGTGGGATGACAAACCTTATTATTCCCTAAATTCATACTTAAAAGAAGAATATGGTCAAAAATTGTATAAGCTCTCATTAGATGGTGGAATGACTTGTCCTAATCGAGATGGCAAGATCGGCCACGGAGGCTGTATCTTCTGCAGTTCCGGTGGATCTGGAGATTTTGCTGCAAGCCGAACTTTATCAATTACTGATCAGATTGAACAAGCTAAAGACAAAGTGAAACATAAAGTCAAATCAGGTACTCAGTATATTGCTTATTTTCAAGCATTTACAAACACTTATGCTCCTGTAGAATATTTAGAGAAGATTTTTTTAGAAGCCATCATGCATCCTGATGTAGCCATTTTATCCATTGCTACCAGACCAGATTGCCTTGGTAACGATATTCTTGCTTTATTGGAACGCCTTAATAAGATCAAACCGGTATGGGTGGAGCTGGGATTACAGACCATTCATGAACAAAGTGCTTCTTTCATTCGAAGGGGATATCCTCTCTCAGTATTTAAGGAAGCAGTATCTGCATTAAATAAGTGCCAAATTGACATTATTGTTCATCTTATTGTTGGTCTTCCTTTTGAATCAGAAGAAGACTTGTTAGAATCCGTTAGGTATGTATGTAATCTTCCGATTCAAGGAATAAAACTACAATTATTACACATATTAAAAAATACAGATTTATCCAAATATATTGATAAGTTTCATATTCTTGAGATGGATGAATATATTGACTGGATTATCGACTGTGTAGAACATATACCAAAACATATTGTCATCCATCGGATTACTGGCGATGGACCAAAGAATTTACTTATTGCTCCAACTTGGAGTTCTAACAAAAAACTAGTTTTAAATACGATGCATAAGACAATGAAAGAACGAAACACGTGGCAAGGTAAATTAGTGAAGGAGGTTTAG